The Lycium barbarum isolate Lr01 chromosome 10, ASM1917538v2, whole genome shotgun sequence genome includes a region encoding these proteins:
- the LOC132615979 gene encoding WAT1-related protein At5g64700-like, which yields MDGKRKTCVAVLVIQAIYTGMFLLSKVAFDVGMNPFVFVFYRQAAAAVFLAPIAMFLERKTAPPMSFLICFKIFMLSLCGVTLSLNIYGVALKYTSATLAAAATNSLPVTTFILAVLLRMETAKIRTGAGIAKVMGIVFCAGGASTIAFFKGPTVKLLMHHHLFSYHGQVQNAAASNNWVKGVFLLLLANALWATWLVMQNRVLKSYPSKLLCTTLQCFMSTIQSFVFAIAVARDPSEWRLGWNVRLLSVAYCGIVVTGVTFYLQAWVVEKKGPVYMAMTTPLALIFTIASSAVLFGEILSLGSILGAILLVSGLYSVLWGKSNEQKIEASTTGDVEKADNHESKEESIVEKQSSTPNARIQHACSPA from the exons ATGGATGGAAAGAGGAAAACATGTGTAGCAGTTTTAGTAATACAAGCCATATATACAGGGATGTTCTTGCTTTCGAAAGTTGCGTTTGATGTTGGTATGAACCCTTTTGTTTTTGTCTTCTATAGACAAGCTGCTGCTGCTGTCTTCTTAGCTCCCATAGCCATGTTCCTTGAAAG GAAAACAGCACCACCAATGTCATTCTTGATATGCTTCAAGATTTTCATGCTCTCTCTATGTGG GGTTACATTGAGCTTGAATATTTATGGAGTGGCACTTAAATACACTTCTGCAACTTTGGCTGCTGCAGCTACTAACAGCCTTCCAGTTACTACATTTATCCTTGCAGTTCTTCTCAG AATGGAGACAGCCAAAATAAGGACAGGGGCAGGAATTGCAAAGGTTATGGGGATAGTGTTTTGTGCAGGAGGAGCTTCAACCATAGCATTCTTTAAGGGACCAACTGTGAAACTTCTGATGCATCATCATCTATTTAGCTATCATGGCCAAGTCCAAAACGCTGCTGCTTCTAACAATTGGGTCAAGGGTGTCTTCCTTTTGTTGCTTGCTAATGCATTATGGGCTACATGGCTTGTCATGCAG AACCGAGTTCTCAAGAGTTACCCATCAAAGCTACTATGTACAACTCTACAATGCTTCATGAGCACAATTCAATCTTTTGTTTTTGCCATAGCTGTAGCAAGAGATCCTTCTGAGTGGAGGCTTGGATGGAATGTTAGACTCCTCTCTGTTGCCTACTGT GGAATAGTGGTGACTGGAGTTACATTTTACTTACAAGCATGGGTTGTTGAGAAGAAAGGACCAGTGTACATGGCCATGACAACACCCTTGGCCTTAATCTTTACAATTGCTTCCTCTGCTGTGCTTTTTGGAGAGATCCTTAGTTTGGGAAG CATTTTAGGAGCGATTTTGCTTGTTAGTGGCTTATACAGCGTACTATGGGGAAAATCTAACGAACAAAAGATCGAAGCTTCAACTACTGGAGATGTCGAAAAAGCAGATAATCATGAATCAAAAGAAGAATCAATCGTGGAGAAACAATCCTCAACACCAAATGCTCGAATCCAACATGCTTGTTCTCCagcttaa